A DNA window from Anaerolineales bacterium contains the following coding sequences:
- a CDS encoding phosphatase PAP2 family protein, which produces MSLENESSPPAESPVPRTLPYQRLILLFQIGVVLVVSGLMIGQGRFPGLDLVTLLLFSLLLWRARDRIFLLNFAPFLLLLITYQSMRNMADTLGFSDVHITDLIAWERALTGGRIPAYELQQTLGAQSYAWLVDIFANAFYMSHFIVPVVLALLLWHYRRAQYWPYLLGLTMLSYAAFLTYVFFPAAPPWWASHYGYLPGMPIALSHSAISPEAIISSGNPVAAMPSLHAAYPLYSSLFCLLVWGRKGIPTLILPLGVAFFSMYLGHHYLIDIFAGWAYAGIAFAGSIILSQKLRIPTRLVNAYQNVMAKFSGERIEKA; this is translated from the coding sequence ATGTCCCTCGAAAACGAATCGTCTCCGCCGGCGGAATCTCCGGTCCCGCGGACTCTTCCCTACCAGCGCCTGATTCTCCTTTTCCAAATCGGGGTCGTGTTGGTGGTTTCGGGCTTGATGATCGGCCAAGGGAGATTCCCGGGTTTGGATCTGGTCACCCTGCTTCTCTTCAGCCTGCTGCTTTGGCGCGCCCGGGACCGAATTTTTTTGCTGAACTTTGCCCCCTTCCTGCTCCTGCTGATAACCTACCAAAGCATGCGCAACATGGCGGACACCCTGGGCTTTTCGGATGTCCACATCACCGATCTCATCGCCTGGGAGCGCGCCCTGACCGGCGGGCGGATCCCGGCCTATGAATTGCAGCAGACTCTCGGGGCGCAATCCTATGCCTGGTTGGTGGACATCTTCGCGAATGCCTTCTACATGTCGCATTTTATTGTTCCGGTTGTGCTCGCCCTCCTGCTTTGGCACTATCGGCGCGCCCAGTACTGGCCGTATCTGCTTGGCCTGACGATGCTCTCCTATGCCGCATTTCTTACCTATGTTTTCTTTCCCGCCGCGCCGCCGTGGTGGGCGTCGCACTACGGCTACCTGCCGGGCATGCCGATTGCCCTATCGCACAGCGCGATTTCGCCGGAGGCGATCATCTCCTCCGGCAATCCCGTAGCGGCCATGCCGTCCCTCCATGCCGCCTATCCCCTGTATTCGTCGCTGTTCTGTTTGCTCGTCTGGGGCAGGAAGGGAATTCCGACGCTGATCCTTCCCTTGGGGGTGGCTTTCTTCTCCATGTACCTCGGCCATCATTACCTGATCGACATTTTCGCCGGTTGGGCTTACGCCGGAATCGCATTCGCCGGATCGATTATTTTAAGTCAGAAGCTGAGAATTCCAACCCGGCTGGTGAACGCCTACCAAAATGTGATGGCCAAGTTCAGCGGGGAAAGGATCGAAAAAGCATAG